The following coding sequences are from one Eucalyptus grandis isolate ANBG69807.140 chromosome 11, ASM1654582v1, whole genome shotgun sequence window:
- the LOC104425023 gene encoding LOW QUALITY PROTEIN: actin-related protein 2/3 complex subunit 1B (The sequence of the model RefSeq protein was modified relative to this genomic sequence to represent the inferred CDS: inserted 2 bases in 2 codons; deleted 1 base in 1 codon; substituted 3 bases at 3 genomic stop codons) — translation MAAVAVHQFAPCITCHAWSPDRSMVAFCPNNSEVHIYKLSEDKWEQAHILQKHDQIVSGIDXSSRANRIVTVSHDRNSYVWNYEGSEWVPTLVILRLNRAALYVQWSPQGINKFAVGSGAKTVCICYYEQENNWWVSXLIRKRHNSSVTSVAWHPNNILLATTSTDGKCRVFSTFIKGVDTRDSKAGSSSDSKFGEQILQLDLSFSWAFGVNWSPSGNTLAYVGEXSXFSIYFVDDVGPSPLAQNVAFRDLPLRDVLFISEESSHWCGIXLQQWVFAANESGMWSFVRFLGERKTSSTGPKYGSQFSEAFGKLYGQSKHSINNDGVDNSRQRGGVHENCITCIVPLGEAGSSTITRFDTSGLDGKVVIWDLESQQDLLEYL, via the exons TGGTTGCATTCTGTCCGAACAATAGtgaagttcacatttacaaaCTTTCAGAAGACAAGTGGGAGCAAGCTCATATTCTCCAAAAG CATGACcaaattgtttctggaatag tGAGTTCCAGGGCAAACAGAATAGTAACGGTGTCCCATGATCGAAACTC ATATGTATGGAATTATGAAGGATCAGAGTGGGTACCCACCTTAGTTATCCTCAGGCTAAACCGAGCCGCACTTTATGTTCAATGGAGCCCACAAGGTAT AAACAAATTTGCTGTTGGGAGTGGGGCTAAAACAGTGTGCATATGCTACTACGAGCAAGAAAATAACTG GTGGGTCA AACTCATCAGGAAAAGACACAATTCATCGGTAACAAGTGTTGCTTGG CATCCTAACAAT ATTCTTCTTGCCACAACATCAACAGATGGAAAATGTCGTGTATTTTCCACTTTTATTAAAGGTGTTGATACAAG GGATTCCAAAGCAGGGTCTTCATCTGACTCGAAATTCGGGGAG CAAATTCTTCAACTGGACCTCTCATTCTCCTGGGCATTTGGTGTAAATTGGTCACCCAGCGGCAATACCTTAGCTTACGTTGGTGAGTA GTCATAGTTCTCGATTTATTTCGTGGATGATGTCGGTCCCTCCCCATTGGCGCAGAACGTTGCATTCCGCGATTTGCCCCTCCGTGAT GTGCTATTCATATCTGAAGAAAGTAGTCATTGGTGTGGGATTTGACTGCAGCAATGGGTATTTGCAGCAAATGAAAGTGGCATGTG GAGCTTTGTCAGATTCCTTGGGGAGAGGAAGACGTCATCAACTGGTCCCAAGTATGGTTCGCAG TTTTCTGAAGCATTTGGGAAACTGTATGGCCAGTCTAAGCACAGTATCAACAATGATGGCGTCGACAATTCAAGACAGCGAGGAGGGGTTCACGAGAACTGCATAAC TTGTATTGTGCCACTTGGGGAGGCTGGAAGTTCGACCATAACACGCTTCGACACTTCAG GATTGGATGGTAAAGTGGTGATTTGGGACCTGGAGAGTCAACAAGACCTATTAGAATATCTATAG
- the LOC120289773 gene encoding glycine-rich protein DOT1-like, translated as MVRLGLGARRNREVAMSAATMEAPTMEATAMTVVAMMGAAAAVAAEAAVAAEGVESLGIKMKSFWPFSSGGDKSSGSPGKSKPGGGASCGGGSKGITIGSAWGRLGGNKSGSPPKSKPGGGNDGGRGGKGVVNGSAIANTPLYSSVYGVVADGEGGGGGGGGNDHHSHLHHQKGHHGGGDSGSIGSHGGHHGGGDFSVGGGFDGGGHHGH; from the exons ATGGTTCGTCTGGGTCTCGGCGCAAGAAGAAATCGAGAGGTGGCCATGTCGGCGGCTACGATGGAGGCGCCTACTATGGAGGCGACAGCAATGACTGTGGTGGCAATGATgggggcagcggcggcggttgcggcggaggcggcggttGCGGCGGAGGGTGTTGAAT CTTTGGGCATCAAGATGAAATCGTTCTGGCCCTTTTCTAGTGGCGGCGACAAATCATCTGGCTCTCCCGGCAAAAGCAAACCAGGAGGTGGCGCCAGCTGCGGTGGAGGCAGCAAAGGCATAACCATTGGTTCGGCCTGGGGCCGTCTTGGCGGAAACAAATCTGGCTCTCCCCCCAAAAGCAAACCGGGAGGCGGCAACGACGGCGGCAGGGGTGGCAAAGGCGTTGTCAATGGTTCAGCTATTGCGAATACTCCCTTGTACAGCTCTGTGTATGGAGTTGTAGCTGACGGTGAaggcggaggtggcggtggtggaggTAACGATCATCAcagccacctccaccaccagaaAGGCCATCATGGAGGCGGAGATAGTGGCAGCATCGGCAGTCATGGTGGACACCACGGTGGCGGCGATTTCAGCGTAGGCGGTGGTTTTGATGGAGGTGGACACCATGGACATTAA